A stretch of DNA from Salmo trutta chromosome 12, fSalTru1.1, whole genome shotgun sequence:
taaagaacaaattcttatttacaatgacagcccaccgaggaacagggggttaactgccttgttcagaggcagaacgacaggtttttaccttgtcagctcggggattccatccagcaaccttttggttactggcccaacgctctaaccactaggctgcctgccacccCAGACTTGCCCTGATCAGAtctgtattttttatatatataaaaaaaaaatcaatgccTCCTCATGGAACAAATTACACTGTAATAAAGAGGATTCATAGTTTATCTTCATGGACATGGCCTAAAATATTCCCGGATTATGGTTGATCTTCATTTAAAAAGCTCTAGCCACAGTAATCCAGAAGAATCAAACCCAAACATAAATTATATTTATGAaattcatattattattttttttaaatcaggccTACTCCGTGACTAATTTAACCTGTGTCTGTGAAACCTGTTCATAGAAACCAGCGCCTTGTCCATAACTCAACAGATTATCCCTATAAAGCCAATTCGAGCATTTCTGTATAAAGCTCATTAGATCACATCAATGCCATTTTCACAAAATGTTCACTTGAAAGTTAATGATTCTTGCTGTTCATTTAGATATCAGGAAGCTCATTTGCGTAGGGAACaggcttgtgtgtctgtgtgtgcatgcgaaTATGTGTGGAGGCGGGGCCGATGAAAGAATTCTCACTCTCACCAATAGTGTAAAACTGATAAGTGGTCGTTGCCAAGGATACTACACATAGGCCTACATTAGTACAACCCTGCAAGGCTCACCATGAACTTGTCATAAAATAATTATAGCTGTTCCACACTTGCTGTTCCACACACTGGTTAGAGTGTATAGACCTGCTGTAAATGAGACCGTTCCGCTCCCTTCGCTCTGTCATAACACGgttacaatatactgtagctgtACCACAAGTATGGAGAAATCATTATGGTCAGGAAGTTTCCCAACCTTGCTTCTCATCATTTTATATAATGAGTTTCACTTTGTGATTCCATTATTATTCAAGCTATTATTCCACATCAGCCATCTGTTTTTCTCCCAGGTGTGATATGGGAGTGATGAGCTGAACATGGGGTCGCTACTGTCACGATTGGGTCTGGAGTGTGGGAGGAAGGAAGTAAAAGGTGAGTTAACTGACCTGCTGTAGTCTAGTCCCAGCTCTGGTGTGGAGAGCATCCCCAGAGTTTATTATTTTACTGCCACGCCTGTGATCCGACTATCTGTGTCCCAGCCCTTAAGGGGCTAAAGCCAGCATTTACTTGTGGAAAAGTTGAGCGGTTTATTGCCACACCTGTGATATTTAATTGATTTTGTTTCCACCTACAGAGGAAGAAAGACACCTGCGAGCAAATGACAGAGAATTCAACTTGTCTTACGAGTATGCTGTAAGTACTGCGGTCGATTACTCATTCCAAGCCATTGTTTACATTGTGTGTCTGCATgttatgttttcatgtgtatttgTCACAGTAACACATTCCCCTCTTGCTCCCCATGCAGGACAATGCCATTAAAACCTCCAAATACAATTTCTTCACCTTTCTCCCGCTCAATCTGTTTGAGCAGTTCCAAAGACTGGCCAATGCatacttcctcttcctcctctgtctccaggtAACGTTTACACAGCCTTAATAATGCAGCCACTCTAAGCCTTATTCTGTCAGGGCTGAGGCCTGTAGatagtgtatttggaaagtattcagaccccttgaccttttctacattttgttacgttacagccttattctaaaatgtattaaataaataaaaaatgtcctcatcaatctacacacaataccccataatgacaaagcgaaaacagatttttagaaatgtttgcaaatgtattaaaaataaaaaacagaaccgtatttacgtaagtattcagtccttttgctatgagactcaaaattgagctcaggtgcatcctgtttccattgatcatccttgagatgtttctacgacttgattgaagtccacctgtggtaaattcaattgattggacatgatttagaaaggcacacacctgtctatataaggtcccacagttgtcagagcaaagaccaagccatgaggtcgaaggaattgtccgtagagtgagacaggcacatgacagcccatttggagtttgccaaaaggcacctaaaggaacaagattctctggtctgatgaaactaagattgaactctttggcctgaatgccaagtgtcatgtctggaagaaacctggcaccctccctacgatgaagcatgggggtggcagcatcatgctgtggggatgtttttcagcggcagggactagtcaggatcaagggaaagatgaatggaccAAAGTACAGatggatccttgatgaaaacctgccccatagcgctcaggacctcagactggggtgaaggttaaccttccaacaggagaactaccctaagcatacagccaagacaacgcaggagtggcttcaggacaagtctctgaatgtccttgagtggcccagtcataGGCCGGATTGAacagatcaaacatctctggagcgaCCTTAAAGTAGCTgtgcaacctgacagagcttgagaggatctgcagagaagaatgggagaaactcacctaATActggtgtaccaagcttgtagcttcatactcCAGAAGACTTGAAACTGTAAATACACCAAAACGTAGAATCTGAGTGCAAATGTATATTTCTTCATAGTATCTACATAAGCTCCCTCATGCCCTGGAGCTGGCTGTCGGCCTATAATGTACTATATAATAGGGAGTAGCAGTACTAAATGGCAGCAGAAAGGTGAGTCCCTGCTGGTGATGTTTTCTCTCCTGGCTACTCTCAGCTCATCCCAGAGATCTCATCCCTGTCCTGGTTCACCACCGTGGTCCCCCTGGTCCTGGTGCTCTCCATGACCATGGCCAAGGATGGCAGCGACGACATAGTGAGCTCAACGTCTACTAATTACAGTATTAAGACCAGATACATAATATGGTCTGCATAGACCAGTTTTTTTCTGGTCTCCAGATCCTAATATTCCATCTCCTTCGCCTGTGTAGAACAGACACAGATGTGACAGACAGGTGAACAACCGGAAGGTGGAGGTCCTCATCGATGGAGAGTGAGTCTCTCTTCCCTTAGCTCATTTCTCAGTGCTTGGAAAGTGCTTGTATGTCACAGATTAGCTCTCAAGAGGTCTGTATATTTGTTGTGTATGCATTAGGTGGTGATTTGTTAGTCAGTGTTATTGTTCTCAAACACCAGATGTCACTCTAGGCTTGCCTTAGCATAGCATCATTACGATATTGCTCTTTTCAGACTAAGGAGTGAAAAGTGGATGGATGTTCAAGTTGGGGACATCATCAAGCTGGAGAATAATCAGTTTGTCACGGTAAGGTTGGTGGTGTCTGCAGAGGGTCAAAGGGCAGATGTACCACAGAAATACAATCAGCCAGTGTAGGTCACCAGTCATTCTACAGAATAGAAAATCTGACAAATTTATATTTCAAGTAAGTCATCATTTATGGGTTTCAAATTAACATTCTatagctctctctcctctcttctctctcttctctctcgtctTTATCACTCTCCTTCTCCAGGCCGATCTCCTGTTGCTGTCCAGCAGTGAGCCTCTCAACCTCGTCTACATAGAAACAGCTGAACTAGATGGGTGTGTCTGTTGCGTTCATGCATGCGTTTGTGTTTACCTTTGACACCAAAGATATTTCACTGCCTTTCTTAATTGTATGagctctttctctgtttctctcatcctgccctcctcctcctttagAGAAACTAACTTGAAGGTGAAGCAGGCCCTGACTGTGACAGGGGAACTGGAGGATAGCATAGAGAAACTGGCCAACTTCAACGGTAAAACTGGAAAAAAATTTAGATTATCATGGCTTAAAAGTCTAGATCTTATGTTCTTAACTTATGTTCTTAATTCTTAACTGTTGTACAGTCCCTGAACCTCTCTGTCCCTGTGTAGGCGAGGTGCGCTGTGAGCCACCCAACAACCGCCTAGATAAGTTCACTGGCACCCTGACTCTGAAGGGAGAGACGTACTCCCTGGACAACGAGAGGGTCCTGCTGAGAGGCTGTACTCTGAGGAACACCCAGTGGTGCTTCGGCCTGGTCGTCTTTGGAGGTGAGTCTCACCGGTCCACATAATGGCAGAGAAATGACCTAAGACTTTCATGAAAATATCCACAACTGATGATCAATCTATTCCCTCTTCCAGGTCCAGACACCAAGCTGATGCAGAACTGTGGAAAGACTACATTGAAACGGACCAGCATTGATCGCCTCATGAATGTTCTGGTGCTGAGTGTGAGTAtgactatacatacacacacagtcatcacacacacacacttcttaacTGTCGTGTTTGGTCTTCCAGATCTTTGGTTTTCTGGCGGTTATGTGTTTAATCCTGGCCGTTGGGAATGGAATCTGGGAGTACCAGGAGGGCTCTAAGTTTGCTGCATTCCTACCCAAGCAAGAGGGGGTTAACGCTCCCTTGTCAGCCTTCCTCACCTTCTGGTCCTACGTCATCATCCTCAACACTGTGGTGCCTATATCCCTCTACGTCAGGTCAGTACACTTCACATATTATCCAGTCATTCACTGCAGTTGCATCTCCGTGTCCCAATGTGTTACTTCTACTGTGCCTTTGATGACAGGACTACATCACCATGAATCATCAATGTGAATTGattgcatttctctctctctctttctctttctttttctcctgTGTTTTGGGTGCAGTGTGGAGATCATTCGCCTGGGGAACAGTTTCTACATAGACTGGGACAGGAAGATGTACTATCCCAAGAGTGACACGCCTGCCGAGGCCAGGACCACCACGCTCAACGAGGAGCTGGGCCAGATCTCATACATCTTCTCTGACAAGACCGGAACACTCACACAGAACATCATGACCTTCAACAAGTGTTCCATCAACGGGAAGTCCTATGGTGAGGCCTGGCGCTGGAATACACACACttaaatcaaatcgtatttgtcacatgcgccgaataaaagggatgtagaccttaaagtgaaatgcttacttacaagctctttccCAACGATGCGGAGTTAAaaatactgtacatatatttgtatttatatatattcatagttttgatgtcttcactattattctacaatgtaaaaaattgttataataaagaaaaacccttcaatgagcaagtatgtccaaacttttgactggtactgtatatataaacacATGAGAAATAAAACACACAAGAATGAacctatatacaaggagtacatTGCCATATCAATGTGCAGGGATGGATGgtaatagaggtagatatgtacatgtagaaaAAGGTCAAGTCTAGCACTATAAGCACGTATCATGTGTTTACACACACGGTAAGGCATACATTAATACATATAGGTGGCAATCATTCACTGTACCATATAACTGACAAAATGTGTTTCTGTTCTCCAGGGGAGTTGTTGGACTTTTCTGGACAAAGAGTGGAGATTAATGAGGTGAGAGGAGGAAAAGGGTGTGTTGGGTTTATGGATTTAATGTATGAAAGAAAATCTCTAAGGCCATTTCTTTGGCAATAAATCCTTACATTCCGTGGCACTAACATTCCTaaccctcactcactctctggTAGAAAACAGAGAAGGTGGACTTCTCTTGGAACAACCTGGCCGACCCAAAGTTCTGTTTCCATGACCACAGCCTAGTGGAGGTGGTGAGGGAGGGCAACCCCGAGGTGCAGGCCTTCTTCCGCCTGCTTGCGTTGTGCCACACCGTCATGCccgaggagaagaaggagggtgAGAAAGCGACTCCTGCTGGATTCACATATTATTGCATTGGTGTGGGTGACTATGGACGGAGGCTTGAGGTAGAAGTTGCACAGTGGTTGGGAGGACAACTTCTACTTGCTCCATAAACTAGACAAGGCGACTAGTAAATATCTTCCGTCATTGTGATCTTCTAGGTGAATTGTACTACCAGGCCCAGTCACCAGACGAGGGAGCTCTGGTCACAGCAGCCAGGAACTTTGGCTTTGTGTTCCGCTCTCGTACACCAGAGAGCATCACTgtggtggagatgggagagctgGTCACCTACGAGCTACTGGCTGTACTGGACTTCAACAACGTCCGCAAGAGGATGTCGGTCATCGGTGAGTCCATCCAACACTAACCGTTACGCCTTTAGAATTATAGGGGAATATGTTCTGAAACTGTAGCTATTTAGAATTATCTGAATGATATGGGAAGTTTGTTCAAACTTTGATGGCTTTATTGTAACCGATTGCCATTGAGATTTAAGTTCACAAAACCTGATTATGTGTTGTGTGTCCCCTAGTGCGCAGTCCGGAGGGCAAGCTAACTCTTTACTGTAAGGGAGCAGACACCATCATCTTTGAGAGACTGAACCCTTCTTGCAGCAAACTAAAGGAGGTCACCACCGAACACCTGAATGTGAGTAGCCAGcctctgtgtgtgtccgtgtttAGAATTCTGTATTTTTTGTGGAGCGTGTGAATATATGTAAAATCTTACACAAGATGAACTATATCCTGTATGTCCAACTCTGTACCTGTGTGTTAGGTCCTAAATCTAAAGTAACTGTTCCATTGACAGGAGTATGCTGGGGATGGTCTGCGTACGCTGGCTCTGGCCTACAAGGACATAGACCCAAAGTATATGGAGGAGTGGAAACTGCGCCACCATGAGGCCAGCACTGCCATGGACGAGAGGGAGGAGAAGTTGGATGCGCTGTATGAGGAGATCGAGGAAGGCCTGCTGGTGGGTACTACAGACAAAAGTATCATTACAAAAGTTTTATTGTCCTACAAGACAATCCACTAGCACAACATCAACTGAACCTTTCATGTTTGTACCGGTATGTGTGTAGCTGTTAGGATCCACTGCAGTAGAGGATAAGCTACAGGATGGAGTGCCTCAGACCATTGAGCAGCTCTCCAAAGCCGACATCAAGATCTGGGTGCTCACTGGAGACAAGCAGGGTGGGGTTATCTTCCTTAGAATATACTATCAATAGGCTATAATAGTTTTCTCTGGCACACCTTGattcttttttctctctgtcgGAACAGAAACGGCAGAGAACATTGGCTACTCCTGCAACATGTTGCGAGAGGAGATGACCGAAGTGTTCATCGTGTCGGCAAACACAGCAGAGGAAGTCAGAAAGGAGCTCCAGTGAGGCACAGACAGACTATTGACAATGTCTTTCGTAGCTTGACGCACCACAGTAAGGTGACATGTaaaagtatctctctctccctgaccaggACCGCAAGGAGGAAGATGAGACCTGATGGACCAGAGGAGCCTACTGTCACAAAGAGTAGAAGTGGCCTGTTTTGTCTTTTAAAGACGGAGACGGTGGCGGATGAGCCAGTGGATGGAGAGTACGCTATGGTGATTAACGGACACAGTCTGGTAAGGACAAGGACTCTGGTGGGTCACTGGAAACATAACACTTATATTCTGATTGACATATGTTGTAATCACTTTTTATAatctttgttccaatatttcatgAACAACATTTATCGCTTTCCActaccttcccctctcctccctctctctcccctcacccctacctccccctctcctcccttccgcCCTTCAtctccccttccccccctctccacCCAGGCCTTTGCCTTGGAGAAGGACATGGAGATGGAGCTGCTGCGGACAGCGTGTATGTGTCAGACGGTGATCTGCTGCAGGGTGACTCCACTGCAGAAAGCCCAGGTGGTGGAGCTGGTGAAGAAGTACAAGCAGGCTATCACTCTGGCCATCGGCGACGGCGCCAACGACGTCAGCATGATCAAGGGTAGGGCTGCTTGATCAAGGGTCAAGCAGCTCCAATTATGAGCTGCTTAAACACTGTGAAGGTGTTGAAGGATCCTGATTCCTGATGCTAAATATTTGACTGCTGTTATGATTCCTCTAATCaactcatacacacactcatcttctctatctctctctcccaccacccctctccctctctctctcaccacccctctctcttaccctcccttcctctctcccccctctagctGCTCATATAGGAGTAGGTATATCAGGTCAGGAGGGAATGCAGGCGGTGCTCTCCAGTGACTTCTCCTTCGCTCAGTTCCGCTACCTGCAGCGCCTCCTGCTGGTGCACGGCCGCTGGTCCTACCTGAGGATGTGCAAGTTCCTGCGCTACTTCTTCTACAAGAATTTCACCTTCACCTTCGTCCACTTCTGGTACGGCTTCTTCTGCGGTTTCTCAGCCCAggtgagacacagagacagaggtgcATGCACAGAGACTTGCAGAAAAGTCATGCTTTAGTTTGTTTAGAGTATGACATGTTAATTCCTTTAACTAGTGGCAGAAGTAGTTCCTGACCAGGAAACATACTGGGCTGTAATGGACTAAAGACAGTCATGTATCTAATGTGTATGATTTGCTG
This window harbors:
- the LOC115204164 gene encoding phospholipid-transporting ATPase ID, whose protein sequence is MGSLLSRLGLECGRKEVKEEERHLRANDREFNLSYEYADNAIKTSKYNFFTFLPLNLFEQFQRLANAYFLFLLCLQLIPEISSLSWFTTVVPLVLVLSMTMAKDGSDDINRHRCDRQVNNRKVEVLIDGELRSEKWMDVQVGDIIKLENNQFVTADLLLLSSSEPLNLVYIETAELDGETNLKVKQALTVTGELEDSIEKLANFNGEVRCEPPNNRLDKFTGTLTLKGETYSLDNERVLLRGCTLRNTQWCFGLVVFGGPDTKLMQNCGKTTLKRTSIDRLMNVLVLSIFGFLAVMCLILAVGNGIWEYQEGSKFAAFLPKQEGVNAPLSAFLTFWSYVIILNTVVPISLYVSVEIIRLGNSFYIDWDRKMYYPKSDTPAEARTTTLNEELGQISYIFSDKTGTLTQNIMTFNKCSINGKSYGELLDFSGQRVEINEKTEKVDFSWNNLADPKFCFHDHSLVEVVREGNPEVQAFFRLLALCHTVMPEEKKEGELYYQAQSPDEGALVTAARNFGFVFRSRTPESITVVEMGELVTYELLAVLDFNNVRKRMSVIVRSPEGKLTLYCKGADTIIFERLNPSCSKLKEVTTEHLNEYAGDGLRTLALAYKDIDPKYMEEWKLRHHEASTAMDEREEKLDALYEEIEEGLLLLGSTAVEDKLQDGVPQTIEQLSKADIKIWVLTGDKQETAENIGYSCNMLREEMTEVFIVSANTAEEVRKELQTARRKMRPDGPEEPTVTKSRSGLFCLLKTETVADEPVDGEYAMVINGHSLAFALEKDMEMELLRTACMCQTVICCRVTPLQKAQVVELVKKYKQAITLAIGDGANDVSMIKAAHIGVGISGQEGMQAVLSSDFSFAQFRYLQRLLLVHGRWSYLRMCKFLRYFFYKNFTFTFVHFWYGFFCGFSAQTVYDEWFITLYNLVYTALPVLALSLFDQDVNDRWSFQYPKLYAPGQLNQYFSKRAFVYTVLHSGYSSLVLFFIPWAAMYDTVRDDGKDIVDYQSFALLAQTCLLIAVSIQLGLDTHYWTSVNQFFLWGSLCVYFAVIFTMYSNGMFLIFTSSFPFIGTARNSLNQPNVWLTMLLTSILCVLPVVAYRFLRILLWPTINDKVRYKVRQDKVLPPAPRRVQARRASTRRSGYAFSHAQGYGDLVTSGKFLRWTPKSRPALFSQTDSPLAQTQPQFYRTIIEGEEPPLSP